Within the Anaerolineae bacterium genome, the region CAGTTGTTGTCGTACCAGTAGAAACAGGCGTCAATTCCCGCGCTTCCGAGTTTGCCTGCGATCTTGCGAGCCCTTGATTCGTCCGGAAGAAAAAAGGAAAGAAAAGTAGCTGTGTCCCCTTTTTCATCAGGTATCCTTCTAAAAGTGATCTCAGGAAACTGCGACATGGCATCTTTTATGGCTTTTTTATGCGCCCGCTGTTTTTTCAGGATATAATCCATCTTTCTCAACTGGGCCAATCCAACAGCCGCATTCAGCTCGCTGATCCGAAAGTTTGTTCCAAGGATCGGATGGCTTTCAAGCCCCCTGTCGCTGCCTGTATGATCATGACCATGGTCGGCATAACCTTCAGCTATTGTATAAAGCTCTTTATCGTCGGTTATAACCGCCCCGCCCTCGCCACATGTAATGGTTTTAACAGGATCAAACGAAAAACAGCCCATTTGGCCGAATGTGCCTAATGCTTTTCCGTTAAGGGAGCCGCCAATAGCCTGGCAGGCATCCTCTATCAAAACAAGCTGTTTTTGGTCGCAAAGATCTTTTATTTCATCAATACGAGCCATTGAACCGCACATGTGAACCGGCAACACAGCCTTTGTGCGCTGGGTAATAACCGCATTAACAGCATCGGGATTAAGACACAAGGTCTCATCTATTTCAGCAAAAACCGGCACAGCGCCTGCTTCAAGCACAGCCTCGATAGTTGCTACAAATGTAAAGGGCGGGACAATCACCTCGTCTCCAGCCCCCACTCCGCATGCAGCCAGGGCTATACTAAGCGCGGCCGTACCGCTGGAACACAAATGACAATGTTGTGCTGCGGTCAGTTTTGACAGCTCTGCTTCAAAAGCTTTTGCCTTCCAGTGGCCTTTTCGCGCCTGGTCAAAACCATAGCGGAATAACACGCCTGTATCGAGCACATCCTGAACCTCTTTCCGCTCCTCATCCCCAAATATTTCAAAACCCGGCATTCTAAATCCTCCCTTCAACCCACAGGTGTTCCCGGCTTAACATTTCTGTCA harbors:
- a CDS encoding DegT/DnrJ/EryC1/StrS family aminotransferase is translated as MPGFEIFGDEERKEVQDVLDTGVLFRYGFDQARKGHWKAKAFEAELSKLTAAQHCHLCSSGTAALSIALAACGVGAGDEVIVPPFTFVATIEAVLEAGAVPVFAEIDETLCLNPDAVNAVITQRTKAVLPVHMCGSMARIDEIKDLCDQKQLVLIEDACQAIGGSLNGKALGTFGQMGCFSFDPVKTITCGEGGAVITDDKELYTIAEGYADHGHDHTGSDRGLESHPILGTNFRISELNAAVGLAQLRKMDYILKKQRAHKKAIKDAMSQFPEITFRRIPDEKGDTATFLSFFLPDESRARKIAGKLGSAGIDACFYWYDNNWHYIRRWDHLKKLKSAARLPVALLENRPDYENIDLPQSDQIMSRTISMLIKLSWTEDELRQRINKIVEVIGKH